Proteins encoded in a region of the Triticum dicoccoides isolate Atlit2015 ecotype Zavitan chromosome 3A, WEW_v2.0, whole genome shotgun sequence genome:
- the LOC119267211 gene encoding mitochondrial-processing peptidase subunit alpha-like isoform X1 yields MYRAASGLGALKQHGADTQLLNIAVRSASTSVAQRSSGSFLGWLTGARSNALPPPDFALPGVTIPPPLADHVEPGKTKITTLSNGVKIASETSPGSACSVGVYVHCGSVYETPETLGATQLLKKLAFTTTRNRSQLRVVREIGAIGGSAKASANRELMSYSYGALKTYMPEMVEVLVDCVRNPALLDWEVKEEIMNLKAELAEASSNPETFLLDALHSSGYSGALANPLIASEASISRLNTDVLEEFLALNYTSPRIVLAASGVDHDELVSIAEPLLSDIPTATGTGKPKSVYVGGEYRRAADSSNTDLALAFELPGGWLKEKEFATASVLQALLGGGGVFTWGRPGKGLHSRLNPLVNEFDQIKSISAFKNVHSNTGIFGIHTSTEAAFVPKVIDLAARELTSLATPGQVDQTQLERAKAFAKSAILKNLESKASTTEDMGRQALAFGERKPVEQLLKAVDAITLADVSTVAEKIISSPLTMASHGNVLNVPAYETVRGKFSSK; encoded by the exons ATGTACCGAGCCGCCTCCGGCCTCGGCGCCCTCAAG CAGCATGGGGCGGATACCCAACTGTTGAATATCGCGGTTAGGTCTGCTAGCACAAGTGTTGCACAGAGGTCATCGGGCAGCTTCTTGGGCTGGCTGACAGGTGCACGTTCAAATGCACTACCCCCTCCAGATTTCGCACTCCCAGGAGTCACTATTCCTCCTCCACTAGCTGATCATGTGGAGCCTGGCAAGACAAAAATCACAACACTTTCAAATGGTGTAAAAATTGCCTCTGAAACATCTCCA GGATCAGCATGTTCTGTTGGAGTTTATGTTCACTGTGGGTCTGTATATGAAACACCTGAGACACTGGGTGCCACTCAGTTATTAAAGAAGTTGGCCTTCACAACCACTAGAAACAGGAGCCAGTTGCGTGTTGTTCGTGAAATTGGTGCAATAGGTGGCAGTGCGAAAGCATCAGCCAACCGTGAGCTCATGAGCTACAGTTATGGAGCCCTTAAGACTTACATGCCTGAAATGGTGGAAGTGCTAGTTGATTGTGTGAGAAATCCTGCTTTACTTGATTGGGAAGTCAAGGAAGAG ATAATGAATCTAAAGGCAGAGCTTGCAGAAGCTTCAAGTAATCCGGAAACTTTCCTTTTGGATGCTCTTCATTCCAGTGGCTATTCTGGTGCCTTGGCAAACCCATTGATTGCCTCAGAGGCTTCAATTAGCAGATTAAATACCGATGTTCTGGAAGAATTTCTTGCT TTGAACTACACTTCCCCGCGAATTGTTCTAGCTGCGTCTGGTGTGGACCACGATGAACTTGTATCAATTGCTGAACCACTCCTGTCTGACATTCCCACTGCAACTGGAACAGGAAAGCCAAAATCTGTCTATGTTGGTGGAGAATATAGACGGGCAGCAGATTCATCG AACACAGATCTTGCTTTGGCATTTGAGCTCCCAGGTGGATGGCTGAAAGAAAAAGAATTTGCTACTGCATCTGTTCTTCAG GCACTTCTGGGTGGTGGTGGCGTCTTTACCTGGGGAAGACCTGGAAAAGGCTTGCATTCACGTCTAA ATCCCCTCGTAAATGAATTTGACCAAATCAAATCGATCtccgctttcaaaaatgttcacagTAACACTGGCATTTTTGGAATTCATACATCGACT GAAGCAGCATTTGTTCCTAAAGTTATTGACTTGGCAGCCAGAGAACTCACTTCCCTTGCTACTCCTGGTCAAG TTGACCAAACCCAACTGGAACGTGCTAAAGCATTTGCAAAATCAGCTATCTTGAAGAACCTGGAATCAAAG GCATCAACAACTGAAGACATGGGGCGCCAAGCATTGGCATTTGGTGAAAG GAAACCTGTGGAGCAGCTTCTTAAGGCTGTTGATGCTATAACTCTGGCAGATGTATCAACTGTTGCTGAGAAGATCATCTCGTCACCATTGACAATGGCATCTCATGGAAATG TTCTCAATGTACCAGCCTACGAGACAGTGCGTGGCAAGTTCAGCTCGAAATGA
- the LOC119267211 gene encoding mitochondrial-processing peptidase subunit alpha-like isoform X2, with product MYRAASGLGALKHGADTQLLNIAVRSASTSVAQRSSGSFLGWLTGARSNALPPPDFALPGVTIPPPLADHVEPGKTKITTLSNGVKIASETSPGSACSVGVYVHCGSVYETPETLGATQLLKKLAFTTTRNRSQLRVVREIGAIGGSAKASANRELMSYSYGALKTYMPEMVEVLVDCVRNPALLDWEVKEEIMNLKAELAEASSNPETFLLDALHSSGYSGALANPLIASEASISRLNTDVLEEFLALNYTSPRIVLAASGVDHDELVSIAEPLLSDIPTATGTGKPKSVYVGGEYRRAADSSNTDLALAFELPGGWLKEKEFATASVLQALLGGGGVFTWGRPGKGLHSRLNPLVNEFDQIKSISAFKNVHSNTGIFGIHTSTEAAFVPKVIDLAARELTSLATPGQVDQTQLERAKAFAKSAILKNLESKASTTEDMGRQALAFGERKPVEQLLKAVDAITLADVSTVAEKIISSPLTMASHGNVLNVPAYETVRGKFSSK from the exons ATGTACCGAGCCGCCTCCGGCCTCGGCGCCCTCAAG CATGGGGCGGATACCCAACTGTTGAATATCGCGGTTAGGTCTGCTAGCACAAGTGTTGCACAGAGGTCATCGGGCAGCTTCTTGGGCTGGCTGACAGGTGCACGTTCAAATGCACTACCCCCTCCAGATTTCGCACTCCCAGGAGTCACTATTCCTCCTCCACTAGCTGATCATGTGGAGCCTGGCAAGACAAAAATCACAACACTTTCAAATGGTGTAAAAATTGCCTCTGAAACATCTCCA GGATCAGCATGTTCTGTTGGAGTTTATGTTCACTGTGGGTCTGTATATGAAACACCTGAGACACTGGGTGCCACTCAGTTATTAAAGAAGTTGGCCTTCACAACCACTAGAAACAGGAGCCAGTTGCGTGTTGTTCGTGAAATTGGTGCAATAGGTGGCAGTGCGAAAGCATCAGCCAACCGTGAGCTCATGAGCTACAGTTATGGAGCCCTTAAGACTTACATGCCTGAAATGGTGGAAGTGCTAGTTGATTGTGTGAGAAATCCTGCTTTACTTGATTGGGAAGTCAAGGAAGAG ATAATGAATCTAAAGGCAGAGCTTGCAGAAGCTTCAAGTAATCCGGAAACTTTCCTTTTGGATGCTCTTCATTCCAGTGGCTATTCTGGTGCCTTGGCAAACCCATTGATTGCCTCAGAGGCTTCAATTAGCAGATTAAATACCGATGTTCTGGAAGAATTTCTTGCT TTGAACTACACTTCCCCGCGAATTGTTCTAGCTGCGTCTGGTGTGGACCACGATGAACTTGTATCAATTGCTGAACCACTCCTGTCTGACATTCCCACTGCAACTGGAACAGGAAAGCCAAAATCTGTCTATGTTGGTGGAGAATATAGACGGGCAGCAGATTCATCG AACACAGATCTTGCTTTGGCATTTGAGCTCCCAGGTGGATGGCTGAAAGAAAAAGAATTTGCTACTGCATCTGTTCTTCAG GCACTTCTGGGTGGTGGTGGCGTCTTTACCTGGGGAAGACCTGGAAAAGGCTTGCATTCACGTCTAA ATCCCCTCGTAAATGAATTTGACCAAATCAAATCGATCtccgctttcaaaaatgttcacagTAACACTGGCATTTTTGGAATTCATACATCGACT GAAGCAGCATTTGTTCCTAAAGTTATTGACTTGGCAGCCAGAGAACTCACTTCCCTTGCTACTCCTGGTCAAG TTGACCAAACCCAACTGGAACGTGCTAAAGCATTTGCAAAATCAGCTATCTTGAAGAACCTGGAATCAAAG GCATCAACAACTGAAGACATGGGGCGCCAAGCATTGGCATTTGGTGAAAG GAAACCTGTGGAGCAGCTTCTTAAGGCTGTTGATGCTATAACTCTGGCAGATGTATCAACTGTTGCTGAGAAGATCATCTCGTCACCATTGACAATGGCATCTCATGGAAATG TTCTCAATGTACCAGCCTACGAGACAGTGCGTGGCAAGTTCAGCTCGAAATGA